Proteins from one Acidimicrobiales bacterium genomic window:
- a CDS encoding LLM class flavin-dependent oxidoreductase: protein MQISMTLPTMLPHGRDEVLAWCRAVDEGPYASLAVPERVTYTSHSWVVQLAAAAALTERVRLWTTIVILPAHSAVETAKHLASVDQLSAGRLTVGIGVGGREHDYRAIDGDFTRRWARMDEQVATMRSVWAQEPPFEGADPVGPPPVQAGGPPLVAGVMGPKAMARAARWAIGVDEASTVFGVDPTATAAAFDRIRAAWRDEGRTDAPHISASLWYALGDGAADRLSGYCFDYMRIFDEGLARSMAETVTCNSAEALRAAVAACADLGCDELFLVPTTVDVTELDRTRDALGI, encoded by the coding sequence GTGCAGATCTCCATGACGCTGCCGACGATGCTCCCGCACGGGCGCGACGAGGTGCTGGCCTGGTGCCGGGCCGTCGACGAGGGGCCCTACGCCAGCCTGGCCGTGCCCGAGCGGGTCACCTACACGAGCCACTCGTGGGTGGTGCAGCTCGCCGCGGCCGCGGCACTCACGGAACGGGTGCGGCTCTGGACGACGATCGTCATCCTCCCGGCCCACAGCGCCGTGGAGACGGCCAAGCACCTGGCGTCGGTCGACCAGCTGTCGGCCGGGCGCCTCACCGTCGGCATCGGGGTGGGTGGTCGCGAGCACGACTACCGCGCCATCGACGGTGACTTCACCCGCCGCTGGGCCCGCATGGACGAGCAGGTCGCCACGATGCGCTCGGTGTGGGCGCAGGAGCCGCCGTTCGAGGGCGCCGACCCGGTGGGCCCTCCCCCGGTGCAGGCGGGTGGGCCGCCGCTGGTGGCGGGGGTGATGGGGCCCAAGGCGATGGCCCGCGCCGCCAGGTGGGCCATCGGGGTGGACGAGGCGTCGACCGTGTTCGGTGTCGACCCGACGGCGACGGCGGCGGCGTTCGACCGGATCCGGGCGGCGTGGCGGGACGAGGGGCGCACCGACGCTCCGCACATCTCGGCCAGCCTCTGGTACGCGCTCGGCGACGGGGCCGCTGATCGTCTGTCGGGGTACTGCTTCGACTACATGCGCATCTTCGACGAGGGCCTCGCCAGGTCGATGGCCGAGACCGTCACCTGCAACTCGGCCGAGGCGCTGCGCGCCGCCGTCGCCGCGTGCGCCGACCTGGGCTGCGACGAGCTCTTCCTCGTACCCACCACCGTCGACGTCACCGAGCTCGACCGCACGCGCGACGCCCTCGGGATCTGA
- a CDS encoding aldo/keto reductase, with protein sequence MTYRPLGDSGLMVSTVGLGCNNFGMRIDADATAAVVDAALDVGITLFDTADSYGTSEELLAPLLKGRRDRVVLATKFGSDLRGAGGPDWGARASRRYVRQAVERSLRRLDTDWIDLYQLHKPDGITPIEETLSVLTDLVHEGKVRYLGSSNLTAWQVADADWTATTAGLERFVSAQNEYSLLRTEAEAELVPACERFGIGILPYFPLASGLLTGKYRRGDAPPEGGRIAAWSMTGLLSDTNFDLVEALESFAAERDLTLLDVAMGGLAARPAVASVIAGATTPEQVRANAAAGLWEPTDDDDEALGVLTGRG encoded by the coding sequence ATGACCTATCGACCGCTCGGGGACTCGGGGCTCATGGTCTCGACCGTGGGACTGGGGTGCAACAACTTCGGGATGCGCATCGACGCCGACGCCACCGCGGCGGTGGTCGACGCCGCCCTCGACGTCGGCATCACCCTGTTCGACACCGCCGACTCCTACGGCACCTCCGAGGAGCTGCTCGCCCCGCTGCTGAAGGGGCGACGCGACCGGGTGGTGCTGGCCACCAAGTTCGGCTCGGACCTGCGCGGGGCCGGGGGTCCCGACTGGGGGGCGCGTGCCTCGCGCCGCTACGTCCGCCAGGCCGTGGAGCGCTCCCTGCGGCGCCTCGACACCGACTGGATCGACCTGTACCAGCTCCACAAGCCCGACGGCATCACGCCGATCGAGGAGACGCTGTCGGTGCTCACCGACCTCGTCCACGAGGGCAAGGTCCGCTACCTCGGCAGCTCCAACCTCACGGCCTGGCAGGTCGCCGACGCCGACTGGACCGCCACCACCGCCGGGCTGGAGCGCTTCGTCAGCGCCCAGAACGAGTACAGCCTGCTCCGCACCGAGGCGGAGGCCGAGCTCGTGCCGGCCTGCGAGCGGTTCGGGATCGGCATCCTCCCCTACTTCCCGCTGGCCAGCGGCCTGCTGACCGGGAAGTACCGGCGGGGCGACGCACCCCCCGAGGGAGGCCGGATCGCGGCCTGGAGCATGACCGGCTTGTTGAGCGACACCAACTTCGACCTCGTCGAGGCCCTCGAATCCTTCGCCGCCGAACGAGATCTCACCCTGCTCGACGTGGCCATGGGCGGCCTGGCCGCCCGACCCGCGGTGGCGTCGGTCATCGCCGGTGCCACGACACCGGAGCAGGTCCGGGCCAACGCGGCCGCCGGGCTGTGGGAGCCGACCGACGACGACGACGAGGCTCTGGGCGTCCTGACCGGCCGGGGGTGA
- a CDS encoding VOC family protein: MTAPRARVVGISHLAISVTDLAATRRFYGDAMGLEELARPDFGVPGAWFRLGDLQLHVLEVPEVAPVGPGLPHLALHVDTPDIAGTVEALVAAGATLLSGPRTRDDFGTAVTAAFVTDPDGNVIEVTDVGPLGS, encoded by the coding sequence ATGACCGCACCACGGGCCCGCGTCGTCGGGATCAGCCACCTGGCCATCTCGGTCACCGACCTGGCCGCCACGCGACGCTTCTACGGCGATGCGATGGGGCTCGAGGAGCTGGCCCGCCCCGACTTCGGCGTACCTGGGGCCTGGTTCCGCCTCGGCGACCTGCAACTCCACGTCCTCGAGGTCCCGGAGGTGGCGCCGGTGGGACCGGGGCTCCCGCACCTCGCACTGCACGTCGACACCCCTGACATCGCCGGCACCGTCGAGGCGTTGGTCGCGGCCGGGGCGACCTTGTTGTCGGGGCCCCGGACCCGGGACGACTTCGGGACGGCGGTCACCGCGGCGTTCGTGACCGACCCCGACGGGAACGTGATCGAGGTGACCGACGTCGGTCCCCTCGGGTCCTGA
- a CDS encoding HD domain-containing protein, translating to MSDEPASGSEPDGKMHFRRMDEGTDADFAVLARVHERNMVNLPDLLMGMLSDLRADADYPVDRLTHSLQTATRALRDGADDELVVVALFHDVGESLGPMNHGEVAAAILHPFISEANHWLLAHHGIFQTYFYGEHLGLDPDARDAFRGSPYYDATAAFCADWDEVSFDPDYDDEPMSTFEPIVRRVLPSHWTPPSVEHP from the coding sequence ATGAGCGACGAGCCTGCGTCAGGGAGCGAACCGGACGGGAAGATGCACTTCCGGCGCATGGACGAGGGCACCGACGCCGACTTCGCCGTCCTGGCCCGGGTGCACGAGCGCAACATGGTGAACCTGCCCGACCTGCTGATGGGCATGCTCAGCGACCTCCGGGCCGACGCCGACTACCCGGTGGACCGTCTCACCCACAGCCTGCAGACCGCCACGCGAGCCCTCCGCGACGGCGCCGACGACGAGCTCGTCGTCGTGGCCCTCTTCCACGACGTGGGGGAGTCGCTCGGCCCGATGAACCACGGTGAGGTGGCGGCGGCGATCCTCCACCCCTTCATCTCCGAGGCCAACCACTGGTTGCTGGCGCACCACGGGATCTTCCAGACCTACTTCTACGGCGAACACCTCGGCCTCGACCCCGACGCCCGCGATGCCTTCCGGGGCAGCCCGTACTACGACGCCACCGCGGCGTTCTGCGCCGACTGGGACGAGGTGTCGTTCGACCCCGACTACGACGACGAGCCGATGTCGACCTTCGAGCCGATCGTGCGTCGCGTGCTGCCCAGCCACTGGACGCCACCTTCGGTGGAGCACCCCTGA
- a CDS encoding nuclear transport factor 2 family protein gives MADDPGAPPAPDDALLRRVADELEIRSLVANLSRYADEADLDDYVGLFTEDAHWAMPGAPRTGRADIRAGAEARRGAGDTGPGSNTRHMVTTIAVRADGSDVATASSSWLFLVDTDTAPTVKLCGGYVDHLVRTSDGWRVARRDITFG, from the coding sequence ATGGCCGACGACCCCGGTGCCCCTCCCGCCCCCGATGACGCCCTGCTGCGACGCGTGGCCGACGAGCTCGAGATCCGGTCGCTGGTCGCGAACCTGTCCCGCTACGCCGACGAGGCCGACCTGGACGACTACGTCGGGCTCTTCACCGAGGACGCCCACTGGGCGATGCCCGGGGCGCCGCGCACCGGGCGTGCCGACATCCGGGCGGGCGCCGAGGCGCGGCGGGGGGCGGGCGACACCGGGCCGGGGAGCAACACCCGCCACATGGTCACCACCATCGCCGTGCGCGCCGACGGCTCGGACGTCGCGACGGCGTCGTCGTCCTGGCTGTTCCTCGTCGACACCGACACCGCTCCCACCGTGAAGCTGTGCGGCGGCTACGTGGACCACCTCGTCCGGACGTCCGACGGCTGGCGGGTGGCCCGTCGCGACATCACGTTCGGCTGA
- a CDS encoding redoxin domain-containing protein, whose amino-acid sequence MQDELADTGLEIIAVALDDSIDAIRPWVDAADPPLTSVTVALDADHQVAEAYGITNVPSTVWLDEDARVVKPPTITPGNNMFQEFTQIDAEGHHRALRRWVRDGVLPTLPDRGDGGDPARARPPTPEEQEARTERRLASWLHRNGHPEAAEEHYRRAVELAPMDWTISRGSMPARGQDPFGDDFFGIWQTWDDAGRPDYQGMPGGDD is encoded by the coding sequence CTGCAGGACGAGCTCGCCGACACGGGCCTCGAGATCATCGCCGTCGCCCTCGACGACTCGATCGACGCCATCCGCCCGTGGGTCGACGCCGCTGACCCACCGCTCACCAGCGTGACGGTGGCGCTGGACGCCGACCACCAGGTGGCCGAGGCCTACGGGATCACCAACGTCCCCTCCACGGTCTGGCTCGACGAGGATGCCCGGGTGGTGAAGCCCCCCACCATCACCCCGGGCAACAACATGTTCCAGGAGTTCACCCAGATCGACGCCGAGGGCCACCACCGGGCGCTGCGGCGATGGGTCCGTGACGGTGTGCTGCCGACCCTGCCCGACCGCGGCGACGGCGGCGACCCCGCCCGGGCCCGACCGCCCACCCCGGAGGAGCAGGAGGCCCGCACCGAGCGACGCCTGGCCTCGTGGCTGCACCGCAACGGCCACCCCGAGGCGGCCGAGGAGCACTACCGGCGGGCGGTCGAGCTCGCGCCGATGGACTGGACGATCAGCCGGGGGTCGATGCCGGCCCGGGGCCAGGACCCCTTCGGGGACGACTTCTTCGGCATCTGGCAGACCTGGGACGATGCCGGCCGGCCGGACTACCAGGGCATGCCCGGCGGCGACGACTAG
- a CDS encoding fasciclin domain-containing protein — MTAADLVDTLSGEGPFTIFAPTNEAFEKLPAGTVETLTQPANVETLTDILTYHVVEGEILAADVEPGAVTTVQGGDFTIAVDGSTVTITDAAGGTATVTATDITCSNGVIHVIDTVLSPTPA; from the coding sequence GTGACCGCCGCCGACCTCGTCGACACCCTGTCGGGTGAGGGCCCCTTCACCATCTTCGCCCCGACCAACGAGGCGTTCGAGAAGCTCCCCGCCGGCACGGTCGAGACCCTGACCCAGCCCGCCAACGTCGAGACCCTGACCGACATCCTCACCTACCACGTGGTGGAGGGTGAGATCCTGGCCGCCGACGTCGAGCCCGGCGCGGTCACCACCGTCCAGGGTGGCGACTTCACCATCGCCGTCGACGGCAGCACGGTGACCATCACCGACGCCGCCGGTGGGACCGCCACGGTCACCGCCACGGACATCACCTGCTCGAACGGCGTCATCCACGTCATCGACACGGTGCTGTCGCCGACTCCGGCCTGA